GTGCAGGTCGTCGAGGTCGCCCACGATCGTCACGCGCCGCACGTCGGCCTCGACCGTGGTACCGCTCCAGGCGAGCTGCTGCGGCTCGCAGGCGTACACCGCATGGCCGCGCCGCGCGGCTTCGGCCATCATCGCGTAGGTCGAATCCTTGTAGATCCTGAAGCGATCGAGCGGGTCGGCGATAAAGAGAATGTCCATGCGGGTCCTGAATGAAGCGTGCTGAATGACGGATGCGGCGTGTCGGGTGCGATAGCGAGGCTGGTCGGCGCGGCGCGCGGCCGCTCAGACCTGGATCGCCTCGGGGTCGGTCTTCTCGAGCTCGATCGACGAGGCGAGCAGCCCCAGCCGGCCGACCACGCCGTACATGTAGAAGCGGTTCGGCGGCGCCGCGCCGGGCAGCGCGCGCGCGTCGGGCAGCGCCGTATGCTCGAAGCCGAGCGGCACGTAGTGCATGCCGGGCGCGTTCAGGTTCTGGTCGCGCTCGCGCGCCGCGTGGGTGCGATAGAAGCCGCCCACCACGTAGCGGTCGATCATGTAGACGACCGGCTCGGCCACGTCGTCGCCGATCCGCTCGAACGTGTAGACGCCTTCCTGCACGATCACGTCGCTGACGGGCAGCCCCGCCTTGGTCTCGGACATCTGCGCGCGTTCGAGCTTGGTCAGCCCGCCGATCTCGGAGGCATCGTGGATCGTCATCACGCCGCGCCCGGCGGTGCCCGCGTCGGCCTTCACGACCACGTAGGGCTTCTCGCTGATGCCGTACTCGCGATATTTGCGCGCGATCTTCTTGAGCACCGCGTCGATCGCGTCGGCCAGCGCCTCGCCGCCGTTGCCGGCCTGCCAGTCGATGCCGCCGACGTGCGCGAAGTACGGATTCACCATCCACGGGTCGACGCCCACCATCTTCGCGAACTTCTTCGCCACGTCGTCGTAGCAGGCGAAATGGGTGGACTTGCGGCGCACCGCCCAGCCCGCGTGCAGCGGCGGCAGCAGGTACTGCTCGTGCAGATTTTCGAGCACGTCCGGAATCCCGCCCGACAGATCGTTGTTGAGCAGGATCGAGCAGGGATCGAAGTTCTTCAGGCCGAGCCGGCGCTGCGAGCGTTCGAGCGGCTCCAGCACGATCTTGGTGCCGTCGGCGAGCGTGATCGGCGTGACGTCGGTCACGCTCGGATCGAGCGAGCCGAAGCGCACGTTCAGGCCGGCCTGGCGCATGATCGTCGCGAGCCGCGCGACGTTCTCGAGATAGAACGCGTTGCGCGTGGGCAGCTCCGGAATCACGAGCAGCCCCTTGGCATCCGGGCAGATTTTTTCGATCGCGGCCATCGCCGCCTGGACGGCGAGCGGCAACACTTCCGCCGGCAGGTTGTTGAAGCTGCCGGGAAACAGATTGGCGTCGACGGGCGCGAGCTTGAAGCCGGCGTTGCGCAGATCGACCGAACAGTAGAACGGCGGCGTGTGTTCCTGCCACTCGAGGCGGAACCAGCGTTCAATCGCCGGCGTCGCGTCGAGGATCTTCCGCTCCAGCTCGAGCAGCGGGCCGTTTAACGCCGTAACGAGGTGGGGAACCATGAATCACTCGCGAACAGGAGAAAAAAGATTGTAGAGCAAATACCCTGCCGATTTGGGGATTGTTCCCGCGATAGCAAGGATTGCCCGGATCTTTTCTCGCTATTGACCCGATTGCCGAAAGGGTTATCCCGTCCGTTTCCGGTCCGCGAATAAAAAGAACCCGCCGGGAAGGCGGGCAGAAGTCGCTGCGCTCATTCTGTAGCGGGGCGGCGGCCGGATGGCGCCGCCCCGCGGGGTTCATCCGATCATTCGACGTGTTCGCCGTGCAGGATCACGTCCAGACCCTCGCGCTCTTCCTCTTCCGAGACGCGCAGGCCCATCACCATGTCGATCACCTTCAGGATGATGAAGGTCACGATGCCGCTGTAGAGCAGCGTGATCAGCACGCCCTTGGCCTGCACCAGCAGGCTGCCGTCGAAGCCGCCGATGTCCTTGACCGCGAACACGCCGGTCAGCAGCGCGCCGAGGATACCGCCCACGCCGTGGACGCCGAACGCGTCGAGCGAATCGTCGTAGCCGAGCTTGATCTTGAGCCAGGTGGCCGACCAGAAGCAGACCACGCCCGCCGCGATGCCGATCACGAGCGCACCGCCCACGCCGACGAAGCCGGCCGCCGGGGTGATCGCCACCAGGCCCGCCACGGCGCCCGAGACGATGCCGAGCACCGAGGGCTTGCCCTTCGCGATCCACTCGGCGAACATCCAGCCGAGCGCGGCGCAGGCCGTCGCGATCTGCGTGGTCAGCATCGCGAAGCCGGCACGGCCGTCAGCCGCCACCGCCGAACCCGCGTTGAAGCCGAACCAGCCCACCCACAGCATCGAGGCGCCGATCAGCGTCAGCACCAGGTTGTGCGGCGCCATCGATTCGCGGCCGTAGCCGACCCGCTTGCCGAGCACCAGCGCCGCCATCAGGCCGGCGATACCGGCGTTGATGTGGACCACCGTGCCGCCCGCGAAGTCGAGCACGCCGTCGGCGGCCAGCCAGCCGGTCGGTTCCCAGACCATGTGCGCGATCGGCACATAGACGATCAGCGACCAGAGCGTCATGAACACCAGCATCGCCGAGAACTTCATGCGATCGGCGAACGCACCGCAGATCAGGGCCGGCGTGATGATCGCGAAGGTCATCTGGAACACGCAGTAGACCGATTCCGGGATGGTCGTGGCGAGATGGCTGACGGTCAGCGTGGTGGCCGTGTCGCCCTTCACGTAGGCCATGCCCGACAGCAGCACGCGCGAGAAGCCGCCGATGAAGCCGTTGCCCGGCGTGAACGCGAGGCTGTAGCCCACCACGGTCCAGAGCACCGTGATCAGCGCCGTGATCGCGAAGCTCTGCATCACCGTGGCCAGCACGTTCTTCTTGCGGACCATGCCGCCGTAGAACAGCGCGAGGCCCGGGATCGTCATGAACAGCACGAGGGCGACCGAGGTCAGCATCCAGGCGGTGTCGCCCGAGTTGATCTTCGACGAATCGACCGAGAACGGCGCGGTCGGCGCGGCCGGTGCGGCGGCGGCCGAAGCGCCCGAGGCCGGTGCGGCGGCGGCGCTCGCGGCCGAAGCGGGAGCGGCGGCAACCGGGGCCGAGGCGGCCGGCGCGGCCGCGCTGGCGTCGGCGGGGGCGCTGGCCGACGCGTCGGAGGCGACGGCGGCCGAAGCCGCGGCGGGCGCGGACGACGCGTCGTCGGCCAGCGCGGCGCCGATACCGGTCGCGAGCAGCGAACCAGCCATCAGCAGGGACATCAAAAGTTTACGCATGTTGGTTTCCTCTTGTCGCTTGTCGTTCTGTCTTACAGGGCGTCGGCGCCCGTCTCCCCGGTGCGAATCCGGATAACCTGTTCGATCGGCGTGACGAAGATCTTGCCGTCGCCGATCTTGCCCGTGCGGGCCGCCCGTTCGATCGCCTCGACCGCCTGGTCGACGAGATCGTCGGACACGGCAGCCTCGATCTTCATCTTCGGCAGGAAGTCCACCACGTATTCGGCGCCGCGATAGAGCTCGGTATGGCCCTTCTGGCGGCCGAAGCCCTTCACCTCCGTGACCGTGATGCCCGAGACGCCGAGCGCCGAAAGCGCTTCGCGCGTCTCATCGAGCTTGAACGGCTTGATGATTGCGGTAATCAGTTTCATGAAGTCCTCTCGCTTTCTGGTTGTCCGATCGGTGGTCCGACCAACCGCGTTGCATGGCTAGCGCAACACACTCAGCAACTCGCGTGCCATGTTGAGGTCCTCTCCCTCGAGAAAGCCTCGCGAGGGCATGCAGAAGCCGGCCGAACGGCCAACGTCGCGGCACTTCGGTGGCGCGCGGAATCGAAGGTTGTTAGAGTGCTCGGACGTTCGGGACATCCGGCGCGCCGCCACGGAGCGCGCGATGCCCGAAAACGGGCCGGCCGCGCGCACCAGATTCGCTCATGCGCGCATCGCGGGCACGAACGCAACGTGAATTGCACATTTCTTGTGCAGAGAAGGGGATCACCATGAAGCAACCCAGCGACGTATTCAACGATCTGCAGTCGCGCGTCAGCGACCTGCTCAAGAATTCGCCGGCCAAGGACGTCGAGCGCAACGTGAAGGCCATGCTGACGCAGGGCTTCTCGAAGCTCGACCTCGTGACGCGCGAGGATTTCGACACGCAGACGCAGGTGCTCGCCCGCACCCGCGCGCGCCTGGAGGAGCTCGAGCGCCGCGTGGCCGACCTGGAGCGCAAGCTCGTCGAGCGCGCCACCGGCAACTGACGTCACAACCGCGGCCGATGTAAGGTAACGCGGCCGGGCGGCGGCCGACGAGCGTTCCGCCCCGGCGGGACCCTGTCCCGCCTCGGCGGCCCCCGGTCGCCTTGACCCGCCTTCGCCTGGCGGCTCCGTCCGTCTTTCATCCGCAGTCCCAGACCCGCTGTACCACCCGCTACGCGCCACGCCGGCCACGCGCGCACCTCAACGGATCCCCGAGCGGGCGGCTCCACCGCCCGTTCGGCACCAGGAGTGCCACCATGTCGCTTGCCGTCGTGCGCAGTCGTGCGCCCGCCGCCGGCCATGCGCCGGAAGTCACCGTCGAAGTCCATCTCGCGAACGGCCTGCCGTCGTTCTCGATCGTCGGCCTGCCCGACACCGAGGTTCGCGAGAGCCGCGAGCGCGTGCGCGCCGCGCTGCAGAACTGCGGCTTCGAATTCCCGGTGCGCCGCATCACCGTCAATCTCGCCCCGGCCGACCTGCCGAAGGAATCGGGGCGCTTCGACCTGCCGATCGCGCTCGGCATCCTCGCCGCCAACGGGCAACTGCCGCCCGACGTGCTTGACGGCCGCGAATTCGCCGGCGAGCTGTCGCTGACGGGCGCGCTGCGGCCGATGCGCGGCGCGTTCGCGATGGCCTGCGGCACCGCGCGCGGGGAACTCGCCGACGGCGCACGGCGGTACGCGCGCGCCGCGCCGCCCGCAGCGGCGCCTCGCGACGGCCATTCATCCGAAGGCGAGACCGACGCCGGCTGCGCCGAGGCATCCATCGCGGCCGACGCGCCGCATGCCGCGCACCGGCGCCGCGAGCGGCTCGCGCCGCCGCGCCCCGACGGCCCCGAGCTCTACCTGCCGCTCGACAGCGCGGCCGAGGCGGCGCTGGTGCCCGGCGTCACCGTGTTCGGCGCGCCGGACCTGCCCGCGCTGTGCGCGCACCTGGCCGGCGCGGCCGACGCGCGGCTCGCCCCGGTTGCCGCGCCGCCGCCCGAACCGGCCCCGGGCGCGGCCCCGCCCGATCTCGCCGAGGTGGTCGGCCAGCACGGCGCCCGGCGCGCGCTCGAAATCGCCGCGGCGGGCGGCCACCATCTGCTGATGATCGGGCCGCCCGGCGCCGGCAAGTCGATGCTGGCCGCGCGGCTGCCGGGCCTGCTGCCGCCGATGAACGACGACGAGGCGCTGACCTCGGCCGCGCTGCTGTCGGCGAGCCGCGTCGGCTTCTCGCCGGTGCAGTGGCGCAAGCGCCCGTTCCGCACGCCACACCATTCGTCGAGCGCGGCGGCGCTGGTCGGCGGGCGCAATCCGCCGCAGCCGGGCGAGATCACGCTCGCGCACCTGGGCGTGCTGTTCCTCGACGAGCTGCCCGAATTCGACCGCCATGTGCTGGAGATGCTGCGCGAGCCGCTCGAAACCGGCCGCATCACGATCTCGCGCGCCGGCTTGCAGGCCGACTTTCCGGCCGCGTGCCAGCTGGTCGCGGCGATGAATCCATGCCCGTGCGGCTGGCGCGGCGACCCCGGCGGGCGCTGCCGCTGCTCGCCCGAGGTGGCCGCACGCTACCTGCGCAAGCTGTCGGGGCCGCTGCTCGACCGGATCGACCTGCAGGTCGCGTTGCCGGCGCTCTCGCCGGCCGAGCTGGCCGAG
The genomic region above belongs to Burkholderia plantarii and contains:
- a CDS encoding P-II family nitrogen regulator; amino-acid sequence: MKLITAIIKPFKLDETREALSALGVSGITVTEVKGFGRQKGHTELYRGAEYVVDFLPKMKIEAAVSDDLVDQAVEAIERAARTGKIGDGKIFVTPIEQVIRIRTGETGADAL
- a CDS encoding accessory factor UbiK family protein, translated to MKQPSDVFNDLQSRVSDLLKNSPAKDVERNVKAMLTQGFSKLDLVTREDFDTQTQVLARTRARLEELERRVADLERKLVERATGN
- the gshA gene encoding glutamate--cysteine ligase; the protein is MVPHLVTALNGPLLELERKILDATPAIERWFRLEWQEHTPPFYCSVDLRNAGFKLAPVDANLFPGSFNNLPAEVLPLAVQAAMAAIEKICPDAKGLLVIPELPTRNAFYLENVARLATIMRQAGLNVRFGSLDPSVTDVTPITLADGTKIVLEPLERSQRRLGLKNFDPCSILLNNDLSGGIPDVLENLHEQYLLPPLHAGWAVRRKSTHFACYDDVAKKFAKMVGVDPWMVNPYFAHVGGIDWQAGNGGEALADAIDAVLKKIARKYREYGISEKPYVVVKADAGTAGRGVMTIHDASEIGGLTKLERAQMSETKAGLPVSDVIVQEGVYTFERIGDDVAEPVVYMIDRYVVGGFYRTHAARERDQNLNAPGMHYVPLGFEHTALPDARALPGAAPPNRFYMYGVVGRLGLLASSIELEKTDPEAIQV
- a CDS encoding ammonium transporter, which codes for MRKLLMSLLMAGSLLATGIGAALADDASSAPAAASAAVASDASASAPADASAAAPAASAPVAAAPASAASAAAAPASGASAAAAPAAPTAPFSVDSSKINSGDTAWMLTSVALVLFMTIPGLALFYGGMVRKKNVLATVMQSFAITALITVLWTVVGYSLAFTPGNGFIGGFSRVLLSGMAYVKGDTATTLTVSHLATTIPESVYCVFQMTFAIITPALICGAFADRMKFSAMLVFMTLWSLIVYVPIAHMVWEPTGWLAADGVLDFAGGTVVHINAGIAGLMAALVLGKRVGYGRESMAPHNLVLTLIGASMLWVGWFGFNAGSAVAADGRAGFAMLTTQIATACAALGWMFAEWIAKGKPSVLGIVSGAVAGLVAITPAAGFVGVGGALVIGIAAGVVCFWSATWLKIKLGYDDSLDAFGVHGVGGILGALLTGVFAVKDIGGFDGSLLVQAKGVLITLLYSGIVTFIILKVIDMVMGLRVSEEEEREGLDVILHGEHVE
- a CDS encoding YifB family Mg chelatase-like AAA ATPase, which translates into the protein MSLAVVRSRAPAAGHAPEVTVEVHLANGLPSFSIVGLPDTEVRESRERVRAALQNCGFEFPVRRITVNLAPADLPKESGRFDLPIALGILAANGQLPPDVLDGREFAGELSLTGALRPMRGAFAMACGTARGELADGARRYARAAPPAAAPRDGHSSEGETDAGCAEASIAADAPHAAHRRRERLAPPRPDGPELYLPLDSAAEAALVPGVTVFGAPDLPALCAHLAGAADARLAPVAAPPPEPAPGAAPPDLAEVVGQHGARRALEIAAAGGHHLLMIGPPGAGKSMLAARLPGLLPPMNDDEALTSAALLSASRVGFSPVQWRKRPFRTPHHSSSAAALVGGRNPPQPGEITLAHLGVLFLDELPEFDRHVLEMLREPLETGRITISRAGLQADFPAACQLVAAMNPCPCGWRGDPGGRCRCSPEVAARYLRKLSGPLLDRIDLQVALPALSPAELAERASTPAESSAVVAARVAAARERQQVRQHKTNQRLSGRETDEVCRPGQDGERLLREAGERFRWSARAYYRVLKVARTIADLAGDDQPDATQIGEAIRYRRAVELV